A region from the Candidatus Zixiibacteriota bacterium genome encodes:
- a CDS encoding PAS domain S-box protein, which translates to MRKDNQKLNNLKRISDSYISISDLAEKFQKDYQEISEKFELQSQQLEQTNIQLTEALVSNSKLSVYLNNILECLNAGVVVFGIDGSINLFNKAAERLTGISKIDILNTNYQDVFPQDEHAPTYNLLESKEIKVHGEKWFGAQPVGYSSSKIFDDDNVFCGVVEILYDISAEKKLRETIRHVSALAALGEMAATVAHQVRNPLAGIIGFTDLLQRDLPEDHSSSLISKKISTGAKELNRIITSLLDFTKKMEPKYLELDMVNFIENIIKSLSNEPYAVNSVIDFKTDVESISYKFDPILLRQAFINIIQNACQIMEPDGGTVTVTLEIINSNNLRIKFIDTGKGFSIEEKEKLFKPFYTTRNNGIGLGLSMVKKVVDFHNGVIDSGISENGGAVFIIDLPI; encoded by the coding sequence ATGAGAAAAGATAATCAAAAATTAAACAACTTAAAGAGAATCTCAGATTCTTATATTTCCATTTCTGATTTGGCTGAAAAATTTCAGAAAGATTATCAGGAAATATCAGAAAAATTCGAACTGCAAAGCCAACAACTCGAACAGACTAATATACAGTTAACCGAAGCATTAGTAAGCAACAGCAAACTTTCGGTATATCTGAATAATATCCTCGAATGCCTAAATGCCGGAGTTGTGGTTTTTGGCATTGACGGGAGTATAAATTTATTTAATAAGGCGGCCGAAAGATTGACAGGTATTTCAAAAATTGATATTCTTAATACTAATTATCAAGATGTCTTTCCACAGGATGAGCATGCGCCAACATATAATTTGCTGGAAAGCAAGGAAATTAAGGTTCATGGCGAAAAATGGTTTGGCGCTCAGCCAGTAGGTTATTCATCAAGCAAAATCTTTGATGACGATAATGTGTTTTGCGGCGTGGTGGAAATATTATATGATATTTCTGCTGAGAAGAAATTGAGAGAAACCATACGTCATGTATCGGCGCTGGCGGCTTTGGGTGAGATGGCGGCTACTGTTGCTCATCAGGTTAGGAATCCGTTAGCCGGTATTATTGGTTTTACTGATCTTTTGCAAAGAGATTTGCCTGAAGACCATTCTTCATCTTTGATATCTAAAAAGATATCAACCGGCGCAAAAGAGCTAAACAGAATCATAACCAGCCTTTTAGATTTCACAAAGAAAATGGAACCAAAATATCTCGAACTTGATATGGTGAACTTTATTGAGAATATTATTAAATCGCTCTCAAACGAACCGTATGCTGTTAATAGTGTAATCGATTTCAAAACCGATGTCGAATCGATATCTTACAAGTTTGATCCAATATTACTGCGGCAGGCATTTATCAATATTATTCAAAATGCCTGTCAGATTATGGAACCTGACGGTGGGACGGTAACCGTAACTTTGGAAATTATAAATAGCAATAATTTAAGAATAAAATTCATTGATACTGGCAAAGGATTTTCCATAGAAGAAAAGGAAAAATTATTCAAACCTTTTTATACTACTCGCAACAACGGTATCGGATTGGGGTTGTCTATGGTAAAAAAGGTTGTTGATTTTCATAATGGCGTTATTGATTCCGGAATATCAGAAAACGGCGGAGCTGTTTTTATAATAGATTTGCCAATTTGA